The following are encoded together in the Blautia obeum ATCC 29174 genome:
- a CDS encoding integrase DNA-binding domain-containing protein, with amino-acid sequence MLGLLRRKGRRRLGKTKRDQKRRDKKGRILRNGESQRKDGRYAFVYTDCYGKQKFLYSWKLEPTDSLPTGCRPCLALREKEKNIQRDLHDGIVPYGGNLTVLDLVQKYIGQKKGVRHNTQANYDFVINIIKKEEFGTRRIDKIKLSDAKAWFIKLQADGRGYSSIHSVRGIVRPAFQMAVEDDLLRKNPFEFQLCTVVVNDSVTRQAITKEQEELFLEFIRNDDHYSKYYNGMFILFKTGLRISEFCGLTVKDIDLQERKINVNHQLQRTRGMQYVIEDTKTSSGTRMLPMTDEVYECFEQIVKNRKKVRVEPIVDGYSRFLFLDKKDMPEVALHWEKHFQWALGKYNRTHEEQMPKITPHVCRHTYCSNMAKAGMNPKALQYLMGHSDIGVTLNVYTHLGLIDAKEEMNRIAKLA; translated from the coding sequence GTGCTAGGGCTTCTTCGTAGAAAGGGGCGAAGACGTTTGGGTAAAACAAAACGTGACCAAAAACGACGAGATAAAAAAGGTCGAATTTTACGAAACGGAGAAAGTCAAAGAAAAGATGGAAGATATGCGTTTGTATATACAGATTGTTATGGAAAGCAGAAGTTTTTGTATAGTTGGAAATTAGAGCCAACAGATTCTCTGCCAACTGGATGCAGACCATGCTTAGCTCTAAGGGAAAAAGAAAAAAATATCCAAAGAGATTTACATGATGGTATAGTACCTTACGGAGGAAATTTAACAGTTTTGGATTTGGTTCAAAAATATATTGGACAAAAAAAGGGGGTTCGTCATAATACTCAGGCGAACTATGATTTTGTGATCAATATAATAAAAAAAGAAGAATTTGGAACCAGAAGAATAGATAAAATAAAATTGTCGGATGCAAAAGCATGGTTTATTAAGCTGCAAGCAGATGGAAGAGGATACAGTTCCATTCACAGTGTGCGTGGAATTGTAAGACCTGCATTTCAGATGGCAGTTGAAGATGATTTACTGCGCAAGAATCCTTTTGAATTTCAATTATGTACAGTTGTCGTAAATGACAGTGTTACAAGACAGGCAATTACAAAAGAACAGGAAGAGTTATTTCTGGAGTTTATCCGAAATGATGACCATTACTCAAAATACTATAATGGAATGTTTATTTTGTTTAAGACTGGACTTCGTATTTCTGAGTTTTGTGGATTGACAGTGAAAGATATTGATCTTCAGGAGAGAAAAATCAATGTGAATCATCAGCTTCAGAGAACCAGAGGAATGCAGTACGTCATTGAAGATACCAAAACTTCAAGTGGAACACGAATGTTGCCGATGACAGATGAAGTTTATGAATGTTTTGAACAGATTGTGAAAAATCGTAAAAAAGTAAGGGTTGAGCCGATTGTAGATGGATATAGTCGATTTTTATTCCTGGATAAAAAAGATATGCCTGAGGTAGCACTCCATTGGGAAAAACATTTTCAGTGGGCGTTAGGAAAGTATAATCGTACTCATGAGGAACAAATGCCAAAGATCACACCTCATGTATGTAGGCATACATATTGTTCCAATATGGCGAAAGCTGGAATGAATCCGAAGGCACTCCAATATTTAATGGGACATTCTGATATAGGGGTTACGTTAAACGTATATACGCATCTGGGATTAATTGATGCAAAAGAAGAGATGAATAGGATTGCAAAACTGGCATAG
- a CDS encoding RNA polymerase sigma factor, protein MEQSSFQDEQTVRHQFDSLCKLALKSEVINYEKHMAYRQKYEVMLSELSEKELSRLFIMDEHEMETHRFQVLGYDIEVKDALIAEALQTLTEKKRNVVLLSYFMDMSDADIAREMNLVRSTINEHRRRSLELMRKNMEESANEKK, encoded by the coding sequence ATGGAGCAATCCTCTTTTCAAGATGAGCAGACAGTCAGACATCAGTTTGATTCTCTGTGCAAGCTGGCATTGAAAAGTGAAGTTATTAATTATGAAAAGCATATGGCATATCGCCAGAAGTATGAAGTGATGTTGTCAGAATTATCAGAAAAGGAGTTGAGCAGACTTTTTATAATGGATGAGCATGAAATGGAAACACATCGTTTTCAGGTCCTGGGTTACGACATAGAAGTCAAAGATGCATTGATTGCTGAAGCACTGCAGACACTTACTGAAAAGAAAAGGAATGTTGTGTTATTATCATATTTTATGGATATGAGTGATGCAGACATTGCCAGAGAAATGAATCTTGTACGCAGCACAATTAATGAGCATCGTAGACGATCACTGGAACTGATGAGAAAAAATATGGAGGAATCTGCAAATGAAAAAAAGTAA
- a CDS encoding excisionase: protein MAIKIEKGKIPIWEKYMLTVDEAVQYFGIGEKKIRMLISEHLNSECCFTVQVGCKSLINRKKFEAFLDQTTSL, encoded by the coding sequence GTGGCGATTAAAATTGAAAAAGGTAAGATTCCAATTTGGGAAAAATATATGCTTACGGTGGATGAAGCAGTGCAATATTTCGGAATAGGTGAAAAGAAAATAAGGATGCTTATTTCGGAACATCTAAATTCAGAATGTTGCTTTACAGTCCAGGTGGGGTGTAAGTCATTGATTAACCGTAAGAAATTTGAGGCCTTTCTGGATCAGACTACGTCTTTGTAA
- a CDS encoding helix-turn-helix domain-containing protein, with translation MKKSKKQKCAFDLLPFHVIEAASTGDTEAIQAVLKHYEGYITVLATRKMFDEFGQVHYCVDETLRQRLEAKLITKTLGFDTKSYVRKSNQ, from the coding sequence ATGAAAAAAAGTAAAAAACAGAAATGCGCATTTGATTTGCTGCCATTCCATGTTATTGAGGCAGCATCAACTGGTGATACTGAGGCAATCCAGGCAGTGTTGAAGCATTATGAAGGGTACATAACAGTTTTGGCTACCAGAAAAATGTTTGACGAATTTGGACAGGTGCATTACTGTGTAGATGAAACTCTGCGTCAACGCCTGGAAGCAAAACTGATTACTAAGACCTTGGGATTTGATACGAAATCATATGTAAGGAAAAGTAATCAGTAA